In Stieleria varia, one genomic interval encodes:
- a CDS encoding SDR family oxidoreductase, giving the protein MVPDLDHGESTYRGSGKLQGLSALITGADSGIGRAIAISYAREGANVAISYLSEDSDAQETRQLVEAAGQQAICLPGDLREETFCEEIIDRTISGLGALDILVNNAAFQETEEEIEAFSTEVFDRILKTNLYAPFWLSRAAMSRLPVGGSIINTVSIQRYDPSPYLLPYATTKSALIGMTKATAKLAMEQGVRVNAVAPGPVWTPFIPGSMPKDKFENFGKDTLFMRPAQPAELAPLYVWLASPEASFVTGEVYGCSGGKTPV; this is encoded by the coding sequence ATGGTGCCCGACCTCGACCATGGCGAGTCTACTTACCGGGGGTCAGGGAAGCTTCAAGGACTTTCAGCGTTGATCACTGGCGCGGACAGCGGGATCGGTCGAGCGATCGCAATCAGTTACGCTCGGGAAGGTGCCAATGTGGCGATCAGCTATCTGTCGGAAGACTCAGACGCTCAAGAAACGAGGCAGCTTGTTGAAGCAGCGGGTCAGCAGGCGATCTGTCTTCCCGGTGACTTAAGAGAAGAAACATTTTGCGAGGAAATCATTGACAGGACAATCAGCGGCTTGGGGGCATTGGACATCTTAGTCAACAATGCAGCGTTTCAAGAAACGGAAGAAGAGATTGAAGCGTTTTCGACGGAAGTGTTCGATCGAATTCTGAAGACCAATTTGTACGCTCCGTTTTGGCTTTCTCGTGCCGCGATGAGTCGATTGCCTGTAGGTGGTAGCATCATCAATACCGTGTCAATACAGAGGTATGATCCGTCGCCTTATTTGCTCCCGTATGCAACGACCAAATCGGCATTGATCGGGATGACAAAGGCGACGGCAAAGCTGGCAATGGAGCAAGGCGTGCGAGTCAACGCGGTTGCGCCGGGCCCTGTCTGGACGCCGTTCATCCCCGGTTCGATGCCAAAAGATAAGTTTGAAAACTTCGGCAAAGACACTTTGTTCATGCGTCCAGCTCAGCCAGCCGAGTTGGCTCCGCTGTACGTTTGGCTCGCCAGTCCTGAAGCCAGTTTTGTCACCGGAGAAGTCTACGGATGCAGCGGCGGAAAAACCCCGGTTTGA